GTTCCACGTCCCGAGGCCCTCGTCGTTGTAGCGGTGGCCGACGGTGCCGTTGGGGACCACTGGCGCATCGGTGACCGTGTCCAGCATCATGGGTTTGAAGTCGGCGTCCGCGCTGGTGTGCACGGAGCCCGCGCCGATGTCGTCGTCGGCGGCGACGACGAACTTGCCGGGCACCAGCGAGCCGTCCTCGCGCCGATCCAGCGCCACCAGGAAGGGAAGGTCCGTGTAGTGCTTGACGTAGTTGTCGAAGTACGGCGTGGTCCGCTCCACGAAGAACTCGCGCAGGATCGTATGACCCATGCCGATCGCGAGTGCGGCGTCGGTGCCGGGATGCGGGGCCAGCCACTGGTCGGCGAACTTCACCGACTCGGCGTAATCGGGCGCGACCGAGATGACCTTCTGACCGTGGTAGCGGGCCTCGATCATGTAGTGGGCGTCCGGGGTGCGGGTCTGGGGGACGTTGGAGCCCCACATGATCAGGTATGAGGAGTTCCACCAGTCTCCCGATTCCGGCACGTCGGTCTGGTCACCCATCACCTGCGGCGAGGCCAGGGGCATATCGGCATACCAGTCATAGAAGCTCAGCATCGGAGCGCCGATGAGCTGGTGGAACCGGGAACCGGACGCGAATGATCCCTGGCTCATCGCCGGGATCGGGGAGAACCCGGCGATCCGGTCCGGACCGTACTCCTTGATGGTGTGCACATGGGCTGCGGCGATCAGCTCGACGGCCTCGTCCCATGAGGCCCGGATCAGGCCCCCCTTGCCCCGCTGGGACTTGTATCGGCGTGCCTTCTCCGGGTCGTCCACGATCGACTGCCAGGCCAGCACCGGGTCACGGCCCGGCGCAGCCTCCTTGGCCTCGCGGAACATCTGCATCAGCTCCGCGCGCACATACGGATAGCGCACCCGGGTCGGGGAGTACGTGTACCAGCTGAAGGAGGCGCCTCTCGGGCAGCCGCGCGGCTCGTACTCCGGCATGTCGGTGCCCACCGAGGGGTAGTCCGTGGCCTGCGCCTCCCAGGTGATCACGCCGTCCTTGACGAACACCCGCCACGAACAGGACCCGGTGCAGTTCACGCCGTGGGTCGAGCGCACCACCTTGTCGTGGGACCAGCGCTCCCGATAGAACGAGTCGGCGGTGCGTCCCCCCTGCTTGTGGAGCTCGCGATTGTCCTCGGACATCCTCCCGCTGGGGGTGACCAGCCTCCGGCTCCCGATCAGGGCATCGATCAGGGAGTCGTCGATCTTCCCGCCTCGCGGTCGATCTCGAGATGCGTCCTGGGCGTTCATGCGGCTCCCTTCGTCGCGAATCCCGAGACGGTGGGATCGGTGCCCGATGGTCCGGCGGCACCGTCCTCACGCTGCTCTGCGCATCCGCGTCGGACCCTGCACGATGACCTGCTGCAGGTACGACACTCGGGAGACTATGTAAGATTCCTCACTGCTTCGAGGCTACCGGGGGAATCACTCGGGTGGGGTGGTTCGCGGAGTTCGTGTCGGAGCCGCCCCGGTCGCTGACGTGGTCGCTTCGCTCCAGCACCGGTCAGGAGAAGTGCCCGCGGGACAGCGCACCGAGCACATCGGAGCTGGTCTGCGAGATCATGTCCAGCGGGATGCCCGCGGGGCACACCGCCGTGCATTCGCCGATCTGGGTGCAGCCGCCGAAGCCCTCGGCATCATGCTGCTCGCTCATCGCCACGGCGCGGGAGTCGCGTTCGGGCTGACCCTGCGGCAGGGAACCGAGATGGGTGATCTTCGCCCCCAGGAACAGCGATGCCGAGCCGTTGGGGCAGGCGGCCACGCAGGCTCCGCAGCTGATGCAGGCTGCGGCGTCGAAGGCGCGATCAGCGTCCTCTCGGGCCACGGGCGTGGAGTTCGCCTCGGGGGCGGCCCCCGTCTGCGCCGTGATGAAGCCGCCGGAGGCGACGATCCGGTCCAGCGCGCTGCGGTCGACCACGAGGTCCTTGAGCACCGGGAAGGCACCGGCGCGCCACGGCTCGACGTCGATCTCCTGCTCGTTCTCGAAGTGGCGCATGTGCAGCTGGCAGGTGGTGGTCAGCGACTCGGGACCATGGGCTATCCCGTCGATGACGACGCCGCACATCCCGCAGATGCCCTCGCGGCAGTCATGGTCGAAGGCGACGGGGTCCTCCCCCTCCGCGGTGAGCTGCTCGTTGAGCACGTCGAGCACCTCCAGGAAGGACATCTCCGGGGAGATGTCCCCGACCCGGTAGGGGACCATCCTGCCCGTCGCTTCGCTGTGCGCCTGGCGCCAGATGTTCAGCGTGAGTCTCATGTGTAGCTCCTCTGCGTCAGCTCGACGTGCTCGAACTCGAGATGCTCCCGGTGCAGCCTCGGCGGCGAGTCGTCCCCGGTGAACTCCCAGGCGGCCACGTAGGTGAAGTCCTCGTCGATGCGCCGGGCCTCGCCGCCCTCGGTCTGGCTCTCCGTGCGGAAATGAGCACCGCAGGATTCCTCGCGATGCAGCGCGTCGATGCACATGAGCTCGGCGAGCTCGAAGAAGTCCGCGACCCGCCCGGCCCGCTCCAGCGTCTGGTTCAACTCCGCTCCCGTGCCGGTGACCCGCACATCGCTCCAGTACTCCTCCCGCAATGCGCGGATCTGGGTGATCGCGCGCTGCAGGCCTTCCGCGCTGCGCTCCATCCCGCAGTGCTCCCACAGGATCGCCCCGAGCTCACGGTGGAAGGAGTCCACCGAGCGGCTGCCCTTGATCGCCAGCAGTGCGTCGATGCGGGCGCGCACGTCCTCCACGGCTCGTTGCGCCTCCGGATGGGTGGCGTCGATCTCGGGCGGCAGCGGGTGGGAGGCGAGATAGTCGGTGAGGGTGTTGGGCAGTACGAAGTAGCCGTCGGCCAGGCCCTGCATGAGGGCGCTGGCGCCGAGGCGGTTCGCGCCGTGGTCGGAGAAGTTCGCCTCGCCGATGACGAAGAGCCCCGGCAGTGAGCTCTGCAGGTCATAGTCGACCCACAATCCGCCCATCGTGTAGTGGATCGCCGGATAGATCCGCATCGGCACCTGGTAGGGATCCTCGCCGGTGATCTTCTGGTACATGTCGAACAGGTTCCCGTACC
The window above is part of the Brachybacterium vulturis genome. Proteins encoded here:
- a CDS encoding succinate dehydrogenase/fumarate reductase iron-sulfur subunit, with the translated sequence MRLTLNIWRQAHSEATGRMVPYRVGDISPEMSFLEVLDVLNEQLTAEGEDPVAFDHDCREGICGMCGVVIDGIAHGPESLTTTCQLHMRHFENEQEIDVEPWRAGAFPVLKDLVVDRSALDRIVASGGFITAQTGAAPEANSTPVAREDADRAFDAAACISCGACVAACPNGSASLFLGAKITHLGSLPQGQPERDSRAVAMSEQHDAEGFGGCTQIGECTAVCPAGIPLDMISQTSSDVLGALSRGHFS